In a single window of the Zea mays cultivar B73 chromosome 5, Zm-B73-REFERENCE-NAM-5.0, whole genome shotgun sequence genome:
- the LOC100217292 gene encoding monooxygenase 1-like isoform X1, giving the protein MAEAEAHGIVIVGGGICGLATALALHRKGIPSLVLEKSRSLRADGAGIGVHANGWRALEQLGVAAELRETAQLITVYHDVWQQGDKTSREKVPVRSVRIVLTPVSPGANAKLAPSRVPVCKPSLLISDCLFARCCKDGAPMLKQKGPDRGTGQGHPCRRDPIRLPRRCRRCGPRRRSRRRPDNGGRYCHEGQGPDRVRGHILRGGQVPWAVSGEDDPAPGATGLHLVSARPLLRHGVPAPARWRLLHRQADHHGQSGPFLRDDAQTAHSGCHQGPEASERSRAEGSAGRRMPRRDHRDRPRVGPGVPQLGHGVLVPAAVGGRPGQLPEGRRDGRRRRHARHGPVHRPGRLGGAGGRRRARAVSGAGGRGRQRQRAREEGGRRGDRGVRQGEEAAAGAAVPRVLRHGGAAGALAVSGHQAGLRRRAHSLGQQVVKACQL; this is encoded by the exons ATGGCGGAGGCAGAGGCCCATGGCATCGTCATCGTCGGCGGTGGCATCTGCGGCCTAGCCACCGCTCTTGCTCTTCACCG GAAAGGGATTCCTAGCCTTGTGTTGGAGAAGTCCAGGAGCCTGCGAGCGGACGGCGCGGGCATCGGCGTGCACGCCAACGGATGGCGAGCTTTGGAGCAGCTTGGCGTCGCCGCGGAGCTTAGAGAGACTGCACAGCTTATCACCGT GTACCATGACGTGTGGCAGCAGGGAGACAAAACGAGCCGGGAAAAGGTTCCAGTAAGGTCAGTACGTATAGTACTTACTCCAGTCAGTCCAGGAGCAAATGCAAAGCTAGCACCTAGCAGAGTGCCTGTATGCAAACCTTCTTTGTTGATTTCTGATTGCCTGTTCGCGCGCTGCTGCAAGGATGGAGCTCCGATGCTTAAACAGAAAGGACCTGATCGAGGCACTGGCCAAGGACATCCCTGCAGGCGCGATCCGATTCGGCTGCCGCGTCGCTGCCGTCGCTGCGGACCCCGGCGGCGGTCACGGCGCCGTCCTGACAATGGCGGACGGTACTGCCATGAAGGCCAAG GTCCTGATCGGGTGCGAGGGCACATACTCCGCGGTGGCCAGGTACCTTGGGCTGTCTCCGGTGAGGACGATCCCGCGCCCGGTGCTACGGGGCTTCACCTGGTATCCGCACGGCCACTCCTTCGACACGGAGTTCCTGCGCCTGCGCGTTGGAGGCTTCTTCATCGGCAGGCTGACCATCACGGACAATCTGGTCCATTTCTTCGTGACGATGCCCAAACAGCCCACAG CGGATGTCATCAAGGACCTGAAGCGAGTGAGAGATCACGCGCTGAAGGATCTGCAGGACGTAGAATGCCCCGGCGAGATCATCGAGATCGTCCGCGGGTCGGACCCGGAGTCCCTCAACTTGGTCACGGAGTTCTGGTACCGGCCGCCGTGGGAGGTCGTCCTGGGCAGCTTCCAGAGGGGCGCCGTGACGGTCGCCGGCGACGCCATGCACGCCATGGGCCCGTTCATCGGCCAGGGCGGCTCGGCGGGGCTGGAGGACGCCGTCGTGCTCGCGCGGTCTCTGGCGCGGGCGGCCGTGGACGACAGCGACAACGCGCGCGAGAAGAAGGTGGTCGGCGAGGCGATCGGGGAGTACGTCAGGGAGAGGAGGCCGCGGCTGGCGCTGCTGTCCCTCGAGTCCTTCGTCATGGGGGCGCTGCTGGTGCGCTCGCCGTCTCCGGTCACCAAGCTGGTCTGCGTCGCCGTGCTCATTCTCTTGGGCAGCAAGTCGTTAAGGCATGCCAACTATGA
- the LOC100217292 gene encoding Monooxygenase 1-like, with protein MAEAEAHGIVIVGGGICGLATALALHRKGIPSLVLEKSRSLRADGAGIGVHANGWRALEQLGVAAELRETAQLITVYHDVWQQGDKTSREKVPVRMELRCLNRKDLIEALAKDIPAGAIRFGCRVAAVAADPGGGHGAVLTMADGTAMKAKVLIGCEGTYSAVARYLGLSPVRTIPRPVLRGFTWYPHGHSFDTEFLRLRVGGFFIGRLTITDNLVHFFVTMPKQPTADVIKDLKRVRDHALKDLQDVECPGEIIEIVRGSDPESLNLVTEFWYRPPWEVVLGSFQRGAVTVAGDAMHAMGPFIGQGGSAGLEDAVVLARSLARAAVDDSDNAREKKVVGEAIGEYVRERRPRLALLSLESFVMGALLVRSPSPVTKLVCVAVLILLGSKSLRHANYDCGRL; from the exons ATGGCGGAGGCAGAGGCCCATGGCATCGTCATCGTCGGCGGTGGCATCTGCGGCCTAGCCACCGCTCTTGCTCTTCACCG GAAAGGGATTCCTAGCCTTGTGTTGGAGAAGTCCAGGAGCCTGCGAGCGGACGGCGCGGGCATCGGCGTGCACGCCAACGGATGGCGAGCTTTGGAGCAGCTTGGCGTCGCCGCGGAGCTTAGAGAGACTGCACAGCTTATCACCGT GTACCATGACGTGTGGCAGCAGGGAGACAAAACGAGCCGGGAAAAGGTTCCAGTAAG GATGGAGCTCCGATGCTTAAACAGAAAGGACCTGATCGAGGCACTGGCCAAGGACATCCCTGCAGGCGCGATCCGATTCGGCTGCCGCGTCGCTGCCGTCGCTGCGGACCCCGGCGGCGGTCACGGCGCCGTCCTGACAATGGCGGACGGTACTGCCATGAAGGCCAAG GTCCTGATCGGGTGCGAGGGCACATACTCCGCGGTGGCCAGGTACCTTGGGCTGTCTCCGGTGAGGACGATCCCGCGCCCGGTGCTACGGGGCTTCACCTGGTATCCGCACGGCCACTCCTTCGACACGGAGTTCCTGCGCCTGCGCGTTGGAGGCTTCTTCATCGGCAGGCTGACCATCACGGACAATCTGGTCCATTTCTTCGTGACGATGCCCAAACAGCCCACAG CGGATGTCATCAAGGACCTGAAGCGAGTGAGAGATCACGCGCTGAAGGATCTGCAGGACGTAGAATGCCCCGGCGAGATCATCGAGATCGTCCGCGGGTCGGACCCGGAGTCCCTCAACTTGGTCACGGAGTTCTGGTACCGGCCGCCGTGGGAGGTCGTCCTGGGCAGCTTCCAGAGGGGCGCCGTGACGGTCGCCGGCGACGCCATGCACGCCATGGGCCCGTTCATCGGCCAGGGCGGCTCGGCGGGGCTGGAGGACGCCGTCGTGCTCGCGCGGTCTCTGGCGCGGGCGGCCGTGGACGACAGCGACAACGCGCGCGAGAAGAAGGTGGTCGGCGAGGCGATCGGGGAGTACGTCAGGGAGAGGAGGCCGCGGCTGGCGCTGCTGTCCCTCGAGTCCTTCGTCATGGGGGCGCTGCTGGTGCGCTCGCCGTCTCCGGTCACCAAGCTGGTCTGCGTCGCCGTGCTCATTCTCTTGGGCAGCAAGTCGTTAAGGCATGCCAACTATGACTGCGGTCGCCTCTAG
- the LOC100217292 gene encoding monooxygenase 1-like isoform X2 — protein sequence MAEAEAHGIVIVGGGICGLATALALHRKGIPSLVLEKSRSLRADGAGIGVHANGWRALEQLGVAAELRETAQLITVYHDVWQQGDKTSREKVPVRMELRCLNRKDLIEALAKDIPAGAIRFGCRVAAVAADPGGGHGAVLTMADGTAMKAKVKLACNRWSYIQYHIYIYPLPEIELFQVLIGCEGTYSAVARYLGLSPVRTIPRPVLRGFTWYPHGHSFDTEFLRLRVGGFFIGRLTITDNLVHFFVTMPKQPTADVIKDLKRVRDHALKDLQDVECPGEIIEIVRGSDPESLNLVTEFWYRPPWEVVLGSFQRGAVTVAGDAMHAMGPFIGQGGSAGLEDAVVLARSLARAAVDDSDNAREKKVVGEAIGEYVRERRPRLALLSLESFVMGALLVRSPSPVTKLVCVAVLILLGSKSLRHANYDCGRL from the exons ATGGCGGAGGCAGAGGCCCATGGCATCGTCATCGTCGGCGGTGGCATCTGCGGCCTAGCCACCGCTCTTGCTCTTCACCG GAAAGGGATTCCTAGCCTTGTGTTGGAGAAGTCCAGGAGCCTGCGAGCGGACGGCGCGGGCATCGGCGTGCACGCCAACGGATGGCGAGCTTTGGAGCAGCTTGGCGTCGCCGCGGAGCTTAGAGAGACTGCACAGCTTATCACCGT GTACCATGACGTGTGGCAGCAGGGAGACAAAACGAGCCGGGAAAAGGTTCCAGTAAG GATGGAGCTCCGATGCTTAAACAGAAAGGACCTGATCGAGGCACTGGCCAAGGACATCCCTGCAGGCGCGATCCGATTCGGCTGCCGCGTCGCTGCCGTCGCTGCGGACCCCGGCGGCGGTCACGGCGCCGTCCTGACAATGGCGGACGGTACTGCCATGAAGGCCAAGGTTAAACTTGCATGCAATCGATGGTCATACATAcagtatcatatatatatatatcctctGCCTGAAATCGAGCTCTTTCAGGTCCTGATCGGGTGCGAGGGCACATACTCCGCGGTGGCCAGGTACCTTGGGCTGTCTCCGGTGAGGACGATCCCGCGCCCGGTGCTACGGGGCTTCACCTGGTATCCGCACGGCCACTCCTTCGACACGGAGTTCCTGCGCCTGCGCGTTGGAGGCTTCTTCATCGGCAGGCTGACCATCACGGACAATCTGGTCCATTTCTTCGTGACGATGCCCAAACAGCCCACAG CGGATGTCATCAAGGACCTGAAGCGAGTGAGAGATCACGCGCTGAAGGATCTGCAGGACGTAGAATGCCCCGGCGAGATCATCGAGATCGTCCGCGGGTCGGACCCGGAGTCCCTCAACTTGGTCACGGAGTTCTGGTACCGGCCGCCGTGGGAGGTCGTCCTGGGCAGCTTCCAGAGGGGCGCCGTGACGGTCGCCGGCGACGCCATGCACGCCATGGGCCCGTTCATCGGCCAGGGCGGCTCGGCGGGGCTGGAGGACGCCGTCGTGCTCGCGCGGTCTCTGGCGCGGGCGGCCGTGGACGACAGCGACAACGCGCGCGAGAAGAAGGTGGTCGGCGAGGCGATCGGGGAGTACGTCAGGGAGAGGAGGCCGCGGCTGGCGCTGCTGTCCCTCGAGTCCTTCGTCATGGGGGCGCTGCTGGTGCGCTCGCCGTCTCCGGTCACCAAGCTGGTCTGCGTCGCCGTGCTCATTCTCTTGGGCAGCAAGTCGTTAAGGCATGCCAACTATGACTGCGGTCGCCTCTAG
- the LOC103627301 gene encoding monooxygenase 1 isoform X2, with translation MAKNIPAGSIRFGCHVVAIQQDPGTHGPILTTVDGGTIRAKVLIGCDGGSSAVARYLGLSPPKAIPRTVLRGFTAYPHGHPFGAEFLRIRGGGEFVVGRLPVTRNLVHFFVTMPNPPTGIMLATKDVSATTTKDFMLEKLRDCCAPEIVQMVQDSDPESLNVVNSIRYRSPWQVALAAFHRGAVTVAGDAMHAMGPFIGQGGSAALEDAVVLARSMSRANAAGGGHGAAVREYVRERRPRVALLSLESFVAGTLLRARSLVGKLACVAVLALLGTRSLRHADFDCGRL, from the exons ATGGCGAAGAACATACCTGCAGGATCGATCCGCTTCGGCTGCCACGTGGTCGCGATCCAGCAGGATCCTGGTACCCACGGACCCATTCTTACTACAGTCGACGGCGGCACGATCAGGGCCAAG GTGCTGATCGGGTGTGACGGCGGGAGCTCGGCGGTAGCCAGGTACCTCGGGCTGTCGCCGCCGAAAGCCATCCCCCGCACAGTCTTGCGTGGCTTCACTGCGTATCCGCATGGGCATCCGTTCGGGGCCGAGTTCCTGCGGATTAGAGGAGGCGGGGAGTTCGTCGTCGGCAGGTTGCCTGTCACCCGCAACCTAGTCCATTTCTTCGTAACCATGCCTAATCCTCCAACAGGAATAATGCTCGCCACCAAAGACGTGAGCGCCACGACGACGAAGGATTTCATGCTGGAGAAGCTGCGAGATTGCTGCGCTCCCGAGATCGTCCAGATGGTCCAGGACTCGGACCCAGAGTCCCTCAACGTCGTGAACAGCATCCGGTACCGGTCTCCGTGGCAGGTCGCGCTCGCCGCCTTCCACAGGGGCGCCGTCACGGTCGCCGGCGACGCCATGCACGCCATGGGCCCGTTCATCGGccagggcggctcggcggcgctcgAGGACGCCGTCGTGCTCGCCCGCTCGATGTCACGGGCCAACGCCGCCGGCGGCGGTCACGGTGCCGCGGTTCGGGAGTACGTCCGGGAGAGGAGGCCCAGGGTGGCGCTGCTGTCTCTCGAGAGCTTTGTCGCGGGGACGCTGCTGCGCGCTAGGTCGCTGGTGGGGAAGCTTGCCTGCGTGGCTGTCCTGGCGCTCCTTGGCACCAGGTCGCTTCGGCATGCCGACTTCGACTGCGGTCGCCTCTAG
- the LOC103627301 gene encoding monooxygenase 1 isoform X1 — MEEEGHGIVIVGGGICGLATALALHRSRGVWKVTKKTTQAPIGKEFRCLRRKDLIETMAKNIPAGSIRFGCHVVAIQQDPGTHGPILTTVDGGTIRAKVLIGCDGGSSAVARYLGLSPPKAIPRTVLRGFTAYPHGHPFGAEFLRIRGGGEFVVGRLPVTRNLVHFFVTMPNPPTGIMLATKDVSATTTKDFMLEKLRDCCAPEIVQMVQDSDPESLNVVNSIRYRSPWQVALAAFHRGAVTVAGDAMHAMGPFIGQGGSAALEDAVVLARSMSRANAAGGGHGAAVREYVRERRPRVALLSLESFVAGTLLRARSLVGKLACVAVLALLGTRSLRHADFDCGRL; from the exons ATGGAGGAGGAAGGCCATGGCATCGTCATTGTCGGCGGCGGCATCTGCGGCCTCGCCACTGCTCTTGCCCTTCACCG GAGTCGTGGCGTGTGGAAGGTCACAAAAAAGACTACCCAGGCACCGATCGG GAAGGAATTCCGGTGCTTGAGAAGGAAGGATCTCATAGAGACCATGGCGAAGAACATACCTGCAGGATCGATCCGCTTCGGCTGCCACGTGGTCGCGATCCAGCAGGATCCTGGTACCCACGGACCCATTCTTACTACAGTCGACGGCGGCACGATCAGGGCCAAG GTGCTGATCGGGTGTGACGGCGGGAGCTCGGCGGTAGCCAGGTACCTCGGGCTGTCGCCGCCGAAAGCCATCCCCCGCACAGTCTTGCGTGGCTTCACTGCGTATCCGCATGGGCATCCGTTCGGGGCCGAGTTCCTGCGGATTAGAGGAGGCGGGGAGTTCGTCGTCGGCAGGTTGCCTGTCACCCGCAACCTAGTCCATTTCTTCGTAACCATGCCTAATCCTCCAACAGGAATAATGCTCGCCACCAAAGACGTGAGCGCCACGACGACGAAGGATTTCATGCTGGAGAAGCTGCGAGATTGCTGCGCTCCCGAGATCGTCCAGATGGTCCAGGACTCGGACCCAGAGTCCCTCAACGTCGTGAACAGCATCCGGTACCGGTCTCCGTGGCAGGTCGCGCTCGCCGCCTTCCACAGGGGCGCCGTCACGGTCGCCGGCGACGCCATGCACGCCATGGGCCCGTTCATCGGccagggcggctcggcggcgctcgAGGACGCCGTCGTGCTCGCCCGCTCGATGTCACGGGCCAACGCCGCCGGCGGCGGTCACGGTGCCGCGGTTCGGGAGTACGTCCGGGAGAGGAGGCCCAGGGTGGCGCTGCTGTCTCTCGAGAGCTTTGTCGCGGGGACGCTGCTGCGCGCTAGGTCGCTGGTGGGGAAGCTTGCCTGCGTGGCTGTCCTGGCGCTCCTTGGCACCAGGTCGCTTCGGCATGCCGACTTCGACTGCGGTCGCCTCTAG